TTCATCAAAACCAGAAATAACACAACAATCACATCCTTGTGCATCTGTTTCTGTTTGCATTTCCACCACATCGTAGCCTTCTTGTTTGAGGGCATCTTGTATATGGCTTAATGATTGTTCTACACATACTTTCTTCATCACGTTACACCTCCCTAAAAGATAGGATGCTTTTTAAAATAGAAAATATACCAAAAACATTTTAAACCTCCCTCTATAAATGTTGATATATCACCGGTTGACCCGCTTTTTAGTGTGTTTTTAAAAAATTTACGCTCTTTTTTGAAAAAAATTTTTCAAATTAAAAATTAATAGCGTTTTTTATCGAATAGTGCCGGGTAAAATAATAATAAGGAAATCATTAC
The genomic region above belongs to Massilibacterium senegalense and contains:
- a CDS encoding YkuS family protein produces the protein MKKVCVEQSLSHIQDALKQEGYDVVEMQTETDAQGCDCCVISGFDENIMGIQNTVTKAPVINASGLSPQDVLNLVKTKTK